The Caproicibacterium amylolyticum genome includes the window CCATGCCCATTTCATCCGCAAACTGTTTTCGGAACATGACCACGCGGTCTACAAAATTTCCGCCGCTCTTTTCATCAACAAGAGGAAGCAGGCTGTAGCCGAATTCCATGCCGATTGGGTCTACATTCAACAGGTTGTATACGTTGTCCAAATTCCTGTAAAACTCTACATCACTGGTAACTTCCTGCTTTACCGGCGGACCCTCTACCGCAAGCTGCGGCTGCGATTCCTGAGCCTTCATCTTCTTGTTAATCATGTAGCTGCCTACCATCAGCAGTGCTGCCAACATGATCACCTGTACCGGCGGGAAACCGATAAGTATCAGACAAAGCATTGCCAGGCCCGAAATAAATAGGACACGCGGCTGGCGGGTAAATTGCTTTACTACATCTTCGTTCAGAGTGGAGTCCGACGACGTGCGGGTAACAATCATGCCGGTAGCCACAGAAATCAGCAGCGCCGGAATCTGAGACATCAAGCCGTCGCCAACCGTGGATTGCGAGTAGGTGGCCATAACCGTTTGAATATCGCCGCCATGCATCATACCGACAATAATGCCGCCAATCAGGTTAATAACAGTGATGACGATGGAAATAGTTGCATCGCCTTTTACGAACTTGGAAGCGCCATCCATAGAACCGAAGAAGTTAGCTTCCCGCTGAATCTTTGTACGGCGCTCACGCGCCTGTGTTTCATTAATCAATCCGGAACTTAAGTCCGCATCGATCGCCATCTGTTTACCGGGCATTGCATCCAAAGTAAAGCGGGCAGAAACTTCAGCAACACGTTCCGAACCTTTTGTAATAACCAGGAACTGCACCAAAACGATGATAAAGAAGATAACCAAACCAACTGCAAGGTTGCCACCGATAACAAAAGAGCCGAAGGTCTTGACTACTTCGCCGGCGTAACCGGAGTTAGAAAGGATGGAACGCGTGGAAGAAACATTTAGTCCAAGCCGAAACAAAGTCGTAATCAACAGCAAAGACGGAAAAACAGAAAACTCCAGCGGCTCCTGTATGTACATGGTGGTAAGCAGAATCACAAAAGAAAGTGCAAGGTTTGTAATAAACAGAAAGTCCAGCATCTGCGTCGGCAGCGGGATAATCAGCAGGAACACGATGATTATTACAAATATAGCTACAATGTTGTGAAAGATCTTCTTCATCTATTCTTGTCCTTTTTCTTGAGTTTGTAGACGAAGGCCAAAACCTCTGCCACTGTTTTGTAATACTTTTCCGGAATCTCCTGATCAAGATCCACTGCTGCGTACAGGCCACGGGCGAGCGGCACATTCTCTGTTATATAAACGCCGTTCTCCTCTGCCACTGCAACGATTCGCAGTGCCAGAGAATCCAAACCTTTTGCGACCACAACCGGTGCTCTTGATTTTTTCGAATCATATTGAATCGCTACCGCGACGTGGGTCGGGTTACGAATAACAACATCCGCATTTGGAACATTCTGCATCATACGTCTGCGTGACATTGCCTGCTGGCGATCCTTAATCTGGCCTTTAATCTGCGGGTCACCCTCTGTTTCTTTATATTCTTCCTTAACCTCCTGCTTCGTCATGCGCAGCTTTTTGTTGTAGTCCCACCACTGAAAGAAATAATCGAATGCAGCAAGCGCAACAAATACAACTGAAACTTGTATTGCCATGTTAAAAACGGTATCGCAAATATTTGCAAAAGCCTGCCCTACCTGCATATCCATCATACGTGGAAGCTGCAAAATCCAGCCATTTAAAACATTCCAGACAATAATGCCCAGCAAAAGGATTTTTAGAATGGACTTTATCAGTTCCATAACGCCACGCATGGAAAACAGATTTTTAATTCCATTCAGCGGATTCATGCGGTTTGCTTTAAACGCAAAACCCTTTGCGGAGAAAAGGAATTTGGTCTGCGCCAGCGTAAGTGCAACAGCCGCAGCAGAACAAATCAGCGCAACTGGCAAAGCACCGATTGCAAAGGTAATGCAGCCCTTGATAAAAAGCTGAGAAACATCATCTGTGCTCACGGTTTCCATCGTAGCACCCAGATTGATGAAGTCACGAAGAGAGTACTGAAGCTGTCCCAGCATAGTGGAACCAAGTGCTTTCAAAATTGCAAAGGAGGCAAGCATTGTTGCCACAGTAACAGCTTCCTGACTGAGAAAAACGTTGCCTTTTTTTCGTTCATCCGTCTTTCGTTTCGGGGTAGCCTGCTCTGTTTTTTCACCGCTTGAATTCTGCGCCACTTCACCACCTCCTTCGCTGCCTGCAAACGAATTGTCATCCCGTCGGTTTTAACAAATACAGAGCCTGCTCCATTGCTTTCAGCATGGTATCTGTGTAGTTTGTAATGAAGTTGCAGATTGGACTGGCAAAAAGGAACATCAAGCCAATTCCCAGCAGAATTTTCAGCTGCATGCTGATGACAAAAACATTTATCTGCGGAATCAGCTTCATCAGGATACCCATGGCAACCTCCAAAAGCAAATCTGCCGCAAGGAACGGCAGCGTAAGTCTCACCGCCAGAGAAAATGCGCTGGTAAACAAATCCAGCAAGAAGGACCCCGTTTGGCGAATATGTGCCAACTGCCCCATTGGAATAATATCATAAGAAGAAGTGAAAATGCGAATCAGCACCAAGTGGCTGTCAGTTGCAAAGAAATAAAGTACAAAGATGACATCCAGCACCTTGCCAGACAGAGACATTTGTATGTTTGTGCCCGGGTCAAAAATCTTTGCCATTGCTAAGCCAAAGGTGGTATCCATCACATCACCGGCAAACATCAGCAGATAGTAGAATATCTGAAAGATAAAACCGCAAACCAGACCGGCCAGCATTTCTTTGCCAATGGCAAGCACAAGACCAACATCAGTCAAACCGACCGGAGCTGTTTGCAGCAAACCCGGCGCAATAATGGCCGTCAGCAGGGCTGCCAGCCCAACACGCATTCTTGCCGGAACATTTTTGCTCATCAGCAGCGGATTAAACACCACCATGCCGCACATTCGGCAAAAGACCAGCAGGTAGGCAAGCAGTGTCTGCATTTGTATTGTCATGAATGCCCCACCTACACCTGAATAATCATTTTGCAGATACTTTGAAACAGGTCGCTCATGACTGAAATCATCCAGGAACCGAGCATCAGCATCATAAAGGCAATCACTATAATTTTCGGTACAAAGGTAATTGTCTGTTCATGAATCTGCGTGGCAGCCTGAAATATAGCAACAATCAGACCTATGGCGATGCTTACAACCAAAAAAGGAACTGCAAGCTTCAGCATTGTCATGATTGCTTCACGAAAAATTGTAAGTACTTGTTCGGATGTCACAGGCACGGCCTCCTTTCCTCAGTATCCTGCCGCTAATGGAAACTTTTCACAAGCGAATCAAACAGCAGCCCCCACCCGTCTACTACCACAAACAGCATCAGCTTAAACGGCAGTGAAATCATGGAAGGCGGCAGCATTACCATGCCCATGGACATCAGCACACTGGAAACGACCATATCAATGATCATGAAAGGAATGAACAGCAGGAATCCTATGGTAAAGGCACGCTTTAATTCGCTTGTAACAAAAGCAGGCATAATCACACGAAATCCCAAACTCAGCAATTCATTCGGCTCTACCTTTTTCAGCTCATGCTTCTGACCGGAAAGTTCGAGGAACATGTTCATTTCCTTAACACCGGTCTGTTTCAGCATAAATACTTTTAAAGGCTTTTTGGCGTTTTCAATTGCCTGTGTCTGCGTAATCTTTCCGTTGGTATACGGCTGTACAGCCGTATTGTTGACTTCGGTCAGGGTTGGTGCCATAACGAACAGGGACAGCGCAAGTGCTATACCAATCAACACCTGGTTTGGCGGAGTCGTCTGCAGACCTATTGCATTTCGCAGGAGCGAAAGCACAATGATGATACGTGTAAAACTGGTCATCATCAAAAGCATTGTCGGTGCCAGTGCAATTGCTGCAAATAGAATCAATACCTGCAGCGGCCCTGTAGAAGTACCCTTGTCATTTCCTGTATCCATGGTGACATTGAATTTAGCTGCATGTGCACCTGTTGCAAACAAAAACAGCACAAGTACCAAAAACACACCCAATGAAACGAAGAAACGCAATATGTACCGTTTCAGTTCTCTTTTTCGCTGTTCAGGGCTGACCTCTGCCCGTGACGGAAGTCTGGTCATAAGTCAGTCCCCTTTCTTTCCTGTTTTATCGGGGAGCTTAATGCCCCAGTTTTGTAATGAATTTTTTAGTACGTCGGAAAACGGGGCGGTCTTTCCATCTGTACCCTGCGGCTTTTCATCCGGATAAAGTTCTGCATCCAGTTCCTGCAGTAAAGTAATGTGCTGCTGCGCAACG containing:
- the flhA gene encoding flagellar biosynthesis protein FlhA produces the protein MKKIFHNIVAIFVIIIVFLLIIPLPTQMLDFLFITNLALSFVILLTTMYIQEPLEFSVFPSLLLITTLFRLGLNVSSTRSILSNSGYAGEVVKTFGSFVIGGNLAVGLVIFFIIVLVQFLVITKGSERVAEVSARFTLDAMPGKQMAIDADLSSGLINETQARERRTKIQREANFFGSMDGASKFVKGDATISIVITVINLIGGIIVGMMHGGDIQTVMATYSQSTVGDGLMSQIPALLISVATGMIVTRTSSDSTLNEDVVKQFTRQPRVLFISGLAMLCLILIGFPPVQVIMLAALLMVGSYMINKKMKAQESQPQLAVEGPPVKQEVTSDVEFYRNLDNVYNLLNVDPIGMEFGYSLLPLVDEKSGGNFVDRVVMFRKQFADEMGMVIPFVRLQDSGQLNPNQYEIRIKGESVAQGEVLIDHFLALVPEDRPQDDIDGIDTVEPAFGMPAKWISSDQKIKAEMAGYILIDPTSVIITHLSEVIRSHADELLNRQEVKNMIENLKKVNSTVVDDTIPNIVSVGDLEKILKNLLREGVPIRDMETILETMSDYSATIKDTDILTEYVRQSLRRVITHRFAEAGQLKVVSLDAGVENMIMGSVKKMDGGSYLSLEPDIIQQIASSTTEKVNEMRKVVQTPIILTSPVVRIYFKKLVDQFCPNVTVLSFNEIDPSVQIQALGTIEIPKQE
- the flhB gene encoding flagellar biosynthesis protein FlhB, with amino-acid sequence MAQNSSGEKTEQATPKRKTDERKKGNVFLSQEAVTVATMLASFAILKALGSTMLGQLQYSLRDFINLGATMETVSTDDVSQLFIKGCITFAIGALPVALICSAAAVALTLAQTKFLFSAKGFAFKANRMNPLNGIKNLFSMRGVMELIKSILKILLLGIIVWNVLNGWILQLPRMMDMQVGQAFANICDTVFNMAIQVSVVFVALAAFDYFFQWWDYNKKLRMTKQEVKEEYKETEGDPQIKGQIKDRQQAMSRRRMMQNVPNADVVIRNPTHVAVAIQYDSKKSRAPVVVAKGLDSLALRIVAVAEENGVYITENVPLARGLYAAVDLDQEIPEKYYKTVAEVLAFVYKLKKKDKNR
- the fliR gene encoding flagellar biosynthetic protein FliR, which produces MTIQMQTLLAYLLVFCRMCGMVVFNPLLMSKNVPARMRVGLAALLTAIIAPGLLQTAPVGLTDVGLVLAIGKEMLAGLVCGFIFQIFYYLLMFAGDVMDTTFGLAMAKIFDPGTNIQMSLSGKVLDVIFVLYFFATDSHLVLIRIFTSSYDIIPMGQLAHIRQTGSFLLDLFTSAFSLAVRLTLPFLAADLLLEVAMGILMKLIPQINVFVISMQLKILLGIGLMFLFASPICNFITNYTDTMLKAMEQALYLLKPTG
- the fliQ gene encoding flagellar biosynthesis protein FliQ; translated protein: MTSEQVLTIFREAIMTMLKLAVPFLVVSIAIGLIVAIFQAATQIHEQTITFVPKIIVIAFMMLMLGSWMISVMSDLFQSICKMIIQV
- the fliP gene encoding flagellar type III secretion system pore protein FliP (The bacterial flagellar biogenesis protein FliP forms a type III secretion system (T3SS)-type pore required for flagellar assembly.), with protein sequence MTRLPSRAEVSPEQRKRELKRYILRFFVSLGVFLVLVLFLFATGAHAAKFNVTMDTGNDKGTSTGPLQVLILFAAIALAPTMLLMMTSFTRIIIVLSLLRNAIGLQTTPPNQVLIGIALALSLFVMAPTLTEVNNTAVQPYTNGKITQTQAIENAKKPLKVFMLKQTGVKEMNMFLELSGQKHELKKVEPNELLSLGFRVIMPAFVTSELKRAFTIGFLLFIPFMIIDMVVSSVLMSMGMVMLPPSMISLPFKLMLFVVVDGWGLLFDSLVKSFH